A window of the Pseudomonadota bacterium genome harbors these coding sequences:
- the gvpN gene encoding gas vesicle protein GvpN: MNKNAVRIVSTSTARELVGEDSVQPEPSDSFITSPYVEQVAQRALAYLVAGYPVHFSGVSGTGKTTMAFHVASKLGRPVTLVHGDDEFGSSDLVGKDSGYRKNRLVDNYIHSVLKTEEEMKSLWVDNRLTTACERGEILIYDEFNRSKPEANNPLLSVLSEGILNLPKLRSSGEGYMSVHPEFRAIFTSNPEEYAGVHKTQDALMDRMITIHLEHYDRDTEIMIVRKKSGLPRIDSERIVDIVRELRSFGVNNSRPTIRAGIAIGRILASQKRRARGDDAFFQIICRDVLATDTAKITRGGQPVMTQKVEEVISKFCGSVKTAKEKVKEVCQ; this comes from the coding sequence ATGAACAAGAATGCCGTAAGAATTGTCAGTACATCAACCGCGCGCGAATTAGTTGGGGAAGACAGTGTTCAACCAGAGCCCAGCGATAGTTTTATCACTTCTCCCTATGTAGAACAGGTTGCACAGCGGGCTTTAGCTTATCTGGTGGCTGGTTATCCCGTTCATTTTTCCGGTGTATCAGGAACGGGAAAGACGACCATGGCCTTTCATGTGGCATCTAAACTGGGACGACCTGTCACACTGGTCCACGGAGACGATGAATTCGGCAGTTCCGATCTGGTAGGCAAGGATTCCGGATACCGTAAAAACAGACTGGTCGACAATTATATCCACTCGGTCCTGAAGACGGAGGAAGAAATGAAAAGTCTCTGGGTGGACAACCGTTTGACCACTGCCTGTGAGCGAGGGGAGATCCTTATTTATGACGAATTCAACAGATCCAAGCCGGAGGCCAACAACCCGCTTCTCAGTGTTCTTTCAGAAGGAATTCTGAATCTGCCTAAGCTACGCAGCTCAGGTGAGGGATACATGTCCGTGCATCCCGAGTTTAGAGCTATTTTTACGTCAAACCCCGAAGAATATGCCGGAGTTCATAAGACCCAGGATGCTCTGATGGATCGTATGATTACCATTCATCTGGAACACTATGACCGGGATACGGAAATCATGATTGTCAGGAAGAAATCGGGACTTCCCCGGATAGATTCCGAGCGGATCGTGGATATCGTAAGGGAATTGAGGAGCTTCGGGGTGAACAACAGTCGTCCGACAATTCGTGCCGGGATTGCCATAGGCCGGATACTTGCGTCTCAGAAGCGGCGTGCCCGTGGAGATGATGCTTTTTTTCAGATAATCTGCCGGGATGTGTTGGCTACGGACACCGCCAAGATTACTCGTGGTGGCCAACCGGTTATGACTCAGAAGGTAGAAGAAGTAATCAGCAAATTCTGCGGGTCAGTTAAAACGGCCAAGGAGAAAGTTAAAGAGGTTTGCCAATGA